In the genome of Poecilia reticulata strain Guanapo linkage group LG16, Guppy_female_1.0+MT, whole genome shotgun sequence, one region contains:
- the apoeb gene encoding apolipoprotein Eb encodes MKAVALILALAVITGCNGRVVRQAETSMIRVENSVERFLQYIIDLNQQADGVLENLKVPELSKNLETLITETMSELTTYRDGIHSRLATYTAGSPGQIPEDLQLLANRLQKDMTDAKERSTEYLNELQTMVEANTDDVRGRITAYTTKLRKRLTKDTEDIKDTVTTYMSEIQSRTNQNLDTVKENVEPYVEQARESAAQKLRDISTLLETQAQTIKTQLESSMKELSTSMDSKLEELTELLSPYATQVREHLENVMQKVKETATE; translated from the exons ATGAAGGCTGTAGCTCTGATCCTGGCTCTGGCAGTCATCACTG GCTGCAATGGCCGTGTTGTGCGACAGGCTGAGACCTCCATGATCCGCGTGGAGAACAGCGTGGAACGATTCCTGCAGTACATCATAGACCTGAACCAACAAGCCGATGGAGTCCTGGAGAACCTCAAAGTCCCTGAGCTCAGCAAGAACTTGGA AACTCTCATCACTGAGACCATGAGTGAGCTTACAACATACAGAGACGGCATCCACAGCAGGCTGGCCACCTACACCGCAGGTTCCCCAGGCCAGATCCCTGAGGATCTCCAGCTTCTGGCTAACAGACTGCAGAAAGACATGACAGATGCCAAGGAGCGCAGCACTGAGTACCTGAACGAGCTCCAGACCATGGTTGAGGCGAACACAGATGACGTCCGCGGCCGCATCACCGCCTACACAACAAAGCTGAGGAAGCGCCTGACCAAAGACACTGAAGACATCAAAGA CACCGTGACCACCTACATGAGTGAGATCCAGTCCCGCACCAACCAGAACCTAGACACCGTGAAGGAGAACGTTGAGCCCTACGTGGAGCAGGCCAGAGAGAGCGCCGCTCAGAAGCTGAGGGACATCTCCACCCTCCTGGAGACCCAGGCTCAGACCATCAAGACCCAGCTGGAAAGCAGCATGAAGGAGCTGAGCACCTCCATGGACAGCAAGCTGGAGGAGCTAACGGAGCTGCTCTCCCCGTACGCCACCCAGGTCCGCGAGCACCTCGAGAATGTCATGCAGAAGGTCAAGGAGACCGCCACTGAATAA